The nucleotide window GCGCATTATTATGGTTTTAATGATCAGTAGGGCACAGGATGTAACAAAGATGAATAACAACACAAGCAGCATTTTGCCATTCCCAAGACAAGAAGAAAGGGCACAGGAAAAGAAATCAGGAAACCAAAAACCGATATTCTCTACCACAGGTAGAGTCTTCTAAGGAAGAAACAATATGTCACCTTGGCATTAGGCTCATGAGACGAGTCGAGTTCTCCACATTTGAAACATTGGTGTTGTTCATATCTACAGTTTTCGCATATGAACTTATTCATTTCCTGTAAATATGTAAAAATGACAGTAATTAATATGTGACAACAAAATGAAGTGATAAAGCTGAAGTATCAGTCAGTAAAAACTTCAGAAAGCCACCTTTACTTGTACAGCAGTGTAACCAAGTGTTACACATTTAGACTTTCTGCCAGCTTCTATTGTAGGATGGAAGGCTCTCTTGCATCGACCTTTACAGCTGCATCAAAGCATTGTGTTAAGCGTCAGGTGGAGTTACGAGATTTATGTCAGCTAAAATACCATGATAATTCGACATAATAGATTATGTAGGTCACTTCACACAAAATGAATTATCCATGAAATGGTGGATGGTAACAAGGTAACATCAAATGGTATGAGGATCAACCCCTTGACAAGTTTACACATTCTTCTCCAACATTAGAAACAGAAAACATAAAAGAACAGATAGGGAGGGCGAAGAAACCTGCtcaatactccctccgttccaaattacttgtcgcggatatggatgtatctagatgcattttagttctagatacatccatttctgcgacgagtaatttggaacggagggagtacattctTAAGATAAGAAGAAGCAACAAGAGACTTAGGTTTAAGAAGCAACAAAAAGCATGAACACACAGGAAATAATTAGCTACAGAAAGCATAATGCACCAGATTAAATTATAATAAAGTTTGAACACACATAACCTACACCAGATGCAAAGTCTTCAGAAAAACATAGCGCCAAAGTTTGCTGTTCTTGAGATCATTAGGatccaaagaaacaaagaagggCTCAGAACGAGAGCAAATATAGTACAGATTAGTATTATCGTACCAACAAACATGAAGGTATAATCTAAACTAACTATCAAACATATGCTTGCAAGGATAGCTTCAATAACGACTCGCACAAATGCATGTTAAATAGGACACTACAACACTATTAGAATAACTATAATGATGTCAAGTGAGATATGGAGCATATGCTAACCCACAATGTTGTGAGAGGCATTAAAAAGATATCTCGTAAGTATAAAAAAACACATATATACCTAAGTAATTCTCCTCCTTCGTCACATATTGCACATATTGGCTCAGTACCATCACCATCATCGCCGATTATGTTACCATCACTATCTGTATCGCAATTGCCTTTACCCCCACTTGCAAGAGGCTCAGCAACAACAATGAATGACTCCTTGGTGCTCAGACTCCTTAATATGCACTAATTTTCATATGAAAAGTAACAACATTTAGACAAGACATGAGAAATTTCGAAACACCATGTAAACAATGGTGTGATAATAAAGCTTAAGAAGGTTTGAAATAATGTGTATTTAGCCTGCATGCCAAAAACACTACGTATCCAAAGAAAGCTCCAAACTATGAACTTAGATACCTCAAAGTATTTCCCAGAAGTGTCATTGATAAAGCTTTGCAGAACCTGTATGtgcagaaaggaaaaaaaatcatgtaTCAATTGAAGCATAGTGGAATTTTGTAAATGGGAATGCAGACACGGCAAGCAGCATACAAATGGACACTAAAACAAACGGCAATGCATAGCCCATACCTGTATATGAAAGGATGTTGCAATACTACTTTTTCATTAAAGCTAACTGTTTCAATGACTAGTGCTGTGCAGTTCCACTTTGGTTGTGTCAGTCAACGTGACGGCAACAATTTGTAACACGCCAGCCCAACAGGTACAGTCAGATTTGTTTCAAAAGGTCAGTTTAACTCCTAGCTGTTGGATCAATTCTGTAACAACCTGATCAAGTTGACAGCTCTAGACATTGGTAAAGTCAAACCTTCCAGTCATTGACTATAAATATCTTCAGAAACATTTGGCTTATGCACTAGACAATCATATGCATAAATTTGTCTCAGAAACCACTCCACAATATTAACTGTATTAGATCTTATAGTATGTTAAGATACAAATTACTGATAAGATTTATATTTTGGATATTGTGTCAATGTTCAAACAGACAACTGTTACGGAAAAGGGGGGAGTATAACCTAGCTACCCACCATAGAGCCTCAGCATCGCCACTATGAGAGAAGATGATTATCTATAGAGCACATATAGGGCAGGCAGCAATTTTGTTTTAAAAAACGAGCGGATTTCTAGCACTTGGTTCAATTCCTCCATCATCTGAATAGTGTTGGCAAGCAACGTGCCTGCTCTTGCATTGATAGCACTAACCGAAAAAGGAGGGATATTGTGATAATAGCAGCCTGGCACCGTCAACCTCTCCCTCAGGCATCAACAGCTCTAGCCGGTGCCGACATTGACTGCCTAGCGGCTAACGTACCAAAACGTAACTTGATATAGTCCGCATCATCACAAAAACAACCTCCGACATTCAATGCCCTCCTCTGAACTCGCTGCTAGACCGAACTTTAAACACCAACTGTTACCGAAATTGGTATTGCTAAAATCACTTCTCTATTCCTCTGAAGAAGATATACACATGCAGCTACATGGGCCCAATGGGCTCTCTTGTACTGTTATACAGAAACAAGATATACATCTAAGTTATACACATGGGTTAGAAACATAGTTTGAGAACATTAAGTCTATGTTGTTCTCCAGTCTGAGCCTTGGTGAAGAAATCTGGCATTTGAAGCTCCGATAGAACATACTGGAGAAGAATAGTTGACTATTGGCAGTGAGAACACATGAACAATGCATCCACGCCAATGTGCTTGGTTAGCTGATGCTTAACTGGATCATTGGCAATCTGAATAGCAGCGGTGCCGTTACAAAGGAGCGAGGTGGGTGCATCACATCTATGAAGCACCGATACGTCAAAAACTGGTGTGTCCCCGTACGGGACGGCGCCAATACACATTATACGGCACCGATACGAGTATCTCAGTGATAACGTGATTTCCGatttaaaaagaaaataaaataaatccGATACGCCGTCAACACGTCAGAGATACAGAATGACGGGAGCACAGCCCGAGCCCAGTAGAAGCCCACTCCTAACACTACACAGGTACCCACCGGTCCTCATCTCCTCGATCGAAAGACCAGCGACTCGATCTAGTCCCGCGACGAGGTCCTGTGCACGCGCCGCCGCGGCTGCCTGGAGTCGCCACCAACGCTAGCCATGTTTTTTCATACAGTTCCTGAGTTGCTGCTGACCAATGCTCGTAAGAAAAGGTTGCTGCTAACCTGTAGTTGTTGCTGGCGCTAGAGAGTTAAAGGCATGCTTGCTGAGTGTTATGTGCCAAATTGAAAAAAATGCTAATACTATCATATGACGTATTTTGCATGCACCACGAAGATTGAGGATATTGATGATCATTTCCGACTTAAAAGAGGCATGGAGACAACCAGTGGGGCAGTATTATGATCCCATCCCATGCAGTCAATTAGTATTTTTGTCTTTATTGCATGTTATTTTATTAATTATTTATATATACTCGCAGTATCGTCGTATTGTTGTTCCCAGAAATTGTCGTATCCTGTATCCCCATACCCATATCCACGTATCAGTGTCACTGTATGGGTGCTTCATAGCATTACATGACACACCAAGATCAGCAAGGAGCCAACGAAGCCAAACAATCTCTGATGTGGTAGTGTCTAGGGATCAAAGTTCAGCCTCAGCAGTGGAATGGGAAACTGCAGTCTgtttgcaatgagagaagtgccaAGAAAGAGACAGTAGCCGGTGACATTGCAACGATCAACAGGATCACTCGCCCAAGTGGAGTCAGAGTAGGCATGAAGCTGGAGCTGATTGGAGCAAGCATAGAACAACTGACAAGAAGATTGGAGCTGATTGGAGCAAGCATAGAACAACTGACAAGAAGATGTCCCCCTCAAGTATCAAAGCACATGAAGTGACTAATGAATTGAGGTAGGAGCACTGACAAACTGACCCAAAATGTGGACAGCGTGTACAATGTCAGGTCTTGTCACAGTGAGATAGCCAAGACTGCCCACAAGATGACGATAGTGAGAAGGATCCTCAAGGCGAATTTCATCACTAGGACGCAACTGCAAGTGGAGCTCCATTGGGGTAGGAGCAGTGCGCGTATCAGAAAGAGCTGAGCGGGAAACCAAATCTTGAGTGTAGCGATGCTGAGAGAAATAGTAACCCTCCTCAGTATGGCCAACATCTTGCATTGCTCGCTAAGTTTTTTCTTGACAAAGGCTTGTATTTCTGACCATCCCTGAGTTTGAAGGGGGATGTTTAAGAGTATAATTCAGATGATACCAGCTGCAGCACGATGACTAGAAAGCAGACAGCAACAAATTGCTGCGGCGGCAGAGCTCAGCCTGGACTCGCGTGGCTGGGGTGACGGATGATGGCAGCGGCGACGCCCAAGTCTGACCTGGAATAGCGCAGCTGGGACGGCGGAGGATGGCGTTGCTGCACACTCTGACTCACCCGAGTCAGACCTGGACTCGCACGAACGCGATGGGGACGGCTGCCAGCAACTCGCCGGCGACCGCGACGTACGGGAACCTAGGTCTACGGTGGAGATGGCATAGCTCTGTTACCATGTTAACAAAACTGGAATTGGCAAAATCACTTCTTCTCTATTCCTTTGAAGAAGATATACATGCAGCTACATGGGCCCAATGGGCTTTCTTCTACTGTTCTACAGAAACAAGATATACACCTAAGTGTAGCTTTCTTCTACTGTTCTACAGAAACATCAACAACTTAAATCATCACACAACTCACTAGAGCCGAGAACCTCAGGAGCCAGAAACACAAGCGGGAACGGAGCATGAGGCAAAATTGACAATTAGAATGTGACTATCTTTCCAAAGAGTACATCCAGTTGTTTATAGAAAAATGTCTTTTTTATTGCTGACCATTGAATCAGCAACAACGGCTCAAGAGGACTTAGAACTTAGCTTGACAAATATTTTAAACATACAAAAATAGTAAGTCCAAGTAATACTAGCTTGCCAAAGTTCGAGTAGTTTAGAGCTCAGCTCGACAAAGTGTGGTGTCAAAAAAAGGAATCATATGAAAATAGAGCGAGCTCAACAGAGTTTACAAACTGAACAACTACATTCGATACAGGAAAGTTTGATATCCACACCTTTGACCTCATTAAAGCAGGATCCCTCTCTGCACATCGCTTGATTATGTGATGGTGTTTCCCTAAAGCATTCTCCATCTCTTCCGTTTCAAATTTACTACAAATGAGCATCCAAAATGCAAAACTTATGAGCCCATAGCTAGCGTTAGCCAAGAAAAAAATTTATGTGGACAAAATACCTGAATACTTCACGAAGGTGAACAGAAAGACTTATCATCGGTTTTCTGGGTTGCCTTTTGACAAAGTGGAGCATTTGAACTGTCGTTAATGCTGATCGAGCAAACTTCCAATAGATTTTCCGTGGTTTCAATAGATCCAATTCTATCCAATAGCCCTCACTTGAAAGCACTGAGATCTTTGGCTGCTCACGGTTAAGTGCTACTGTCCAAGCTACAACCTGCTTGTATACTGCAGGGGCGCCATCTGTGGAATATCGACGCAAGTAGATACCCTTCCCGGAGACTTTATCATTTTCATCAAACTTAAGGGGCAAGGTGCTGAAACAAACAAACTCGTTCTTGGCTTTCACAAAATAGTAGTTGTCAACGACCTTCAGTTGTGGctccgcatcatcatcatcgtcaaaAATTGTCATTGCAAGATTCTAGCAGAGACAAATCTGAGTCTCACTGGAGTCACTGGAAACACAGAAGTAAATCAATGATAAGTCACAAATTAACCTTAGAACATAATACCAATGCAAAGCAAACCACAAACCAGAAAAGGAAGGAAACCATCTTTTTATTAAAACGGTAAGGAGTGAGGACAGATCTGAGTATAGTAGAAAATGAATGATCAACTCTTGGGCCATATGAATGCTGGGGAACTGTGGAAACCAGTAAGGGATTGTTTGGTGTTCAGGGGAAAGGGCAGGACCCTAGCAAATCCATCACTCCACCCCACCTCGTGCCACCGCTCTTGTTGCGTCCGCAGCTGCCCTCCATGGCTCCATGCCATCCCGTTTCGCTGAGACGCAGAAGAATACGCTGACATTGACGAGCAGTTGACCACATGGCCGCTGACGCAGTTGACCACATTGATGAACAGTTGACCACATGGCGCGATCCATTCCTAGTGAATCAAGCTGAGCGAACCCGCTGAAGCTGTCCGTCTCATCAACGGGGATCGGCGAGCACAAGCACACACTCATGGTGATTGGCTCCGACACAGCAAGAATAATGAGATGGACGAGCTCTGGCATCATCGTGGAGAAACTAATATTTATGGTATTGGCAGGCAACAGGCGGCAACATCAATCTGCTCGCCGAAGATGAAGCTCCATTGTCGATTGCGTGACCAATCAGCACAGGCAGTCAAGACGAGTCCCTGTTTTGCTTTTCTCTTTTGTTTAGGGAAATCACAAACTACCGAAGGGGTAATCCCTTTAACCCCACTCCGAGAAGCGCCAGCATTCATATGGTCCAAGAGTTGATTATTCACATGGTAATCCCTTGGCCGGAGAAAGAGCATGGCAGTTTCTTTTTCCTGACGCATCAGAATCCAGGGGGTTTTCCCCTCCAGTTAGGATCCAGATCCTCTAACAAAGGGAGGGAAGCTACAGTACCCCCTGACTTCCCTTCGCTTGATTTTCCTAAACTGCAATCTAATACGATGATTTATGAACAGCAGTTATCTACAGGGATCTATGAACAGTAATAAATATACAGTGAATCTTGTTCCTCTGACTTCCCTTCGCTTGATTTTCCTAAACTGCAATCTAATACGATGATTTATGAACAGCAGTTATCCACAGGGATCCTGTTCCTCTGACTTCCCTTCCCCGTTTTACACAGAGGGGGCACTGCCTCCTCCAAGTCAGAGGATCCAGTCATCCTGAACTGTGAAGTCAGGAAATTCTGTTCTAAACTTTATACGAGAGATGAGACGAACCGTAAGCCCCTTAGCGGTTACTAAAAAATCCATTCACATCTAGTAATATTTTGCAAGATAAAAAATAGCAGAAAGTGCGAGAACAGGCCCTAGGAATCCCAGAACACGTTTCGAGAAGAAATATCCAGACTTCGCAAGATGATCCCGCCAAGATAAGCGTCTTCTTCGAAGAAAACCATCAAAAATTAGAACAGATCTGACTAATAACACGCTTGGACAGAAGGCAGCCGCTAACAACCAAAATCGCCGCAGTTTGACTTCGCAAAGACCCCAAGAAACGACCAAGACCGCAAAAAAACGACCAAGAACAGTGCTCGAGAAGGTGGTACTGGTACAGATCAGGAGGAACCGCCACCCACATTGGTCGCCAAGAACTAAAATCGCCGCATTTGACTTCGCTTAGACGCTAAGAAACGACCCCCGGAAAAGAAACGGCCACGAACTCCGGGAAAAAAAGCGACCAAGAACAGTGGTACTGGAATAGATCGAGAGAAACAGCCCGGCGGATGAATCGAGATGAACCGGATCGTACCCACAAGCTACAGGGAGGCCTCCCCTTCTGGATTCCGAGCGCAGAGCACGTAGCGCAGAAGGAGGTGGGGAGGAACCGCAGCCGACGACACTGGGGGGCGGGATATGGTGGGGAAGGGTGCGAGCATAGCGCAAAGGATCCAACAGAAACCGCATGCAGGACGCGTGGCTGCACGGGACTTATCTCTCCGTCTGGGGCGTTCAGTCGCCTGGCTGACATGTAGACCAGCCTGTTGGCGGACCTACATATCAGTCGCTCCGAAGCTATGTGACTTTAGTTAGGAAAAAATTCATTCATTAGCCCGGGACTCTCGCACGCTGCAGCGGGGCTATACGAACGGTCACATCACGCAATAAAGGCATGTGCATGTTTTTATACAATTTGGACTTTTGCAAAAGCTAGTATCGTTGGTTGTAATGGGAGTAtatatatactactccctccgtccgaaaaaacTTGTCATCAAAATATACAAAAAGGggtgtatctagaactaaaatacatctagatacgtcccattttattcattttgatgacaagtattttcggacggagggagtacatatcaTGCGTATAATACTGATACTACATCATTAATGCAAGGGTTCCTGAATATAAATCTTTTAAAAGATTCTACAATATGAACtgcatacgaagcaaaatgaatgaatATACATTCTAAActacgtctatatacatccatacaTAGTCCATATTAAAATTTTTAAAAGAACTTATATTTAGAAATGAGGGAGTATATTAGTATATGTAGTATtttatttattgtcatgcatgatATATACTCTAAAGTTATGATATAAAGTAATAACgtagcatttattatgatacggtatcatgatatgatactcaaccttttcttttttcatttaattttatgacacctcatcaaaattgcctatggcatgcatgatactaactATAATACTTCCATTACAACTAGTCATATACGTATAGTTGGGGGGGGGTTTGTCGTCAAACTTATTTATGACAAACTTTACAAATATTGCATTTTTCTTAAAATGATGAAAGGGCATCCTTCCGCATCTATCCGCGAACGGGGGCAGTCCGTGGACACAAATGTGGGAGGCCGCTTCAACGTTGTTCACATACATTTCAACCCGCATTTGAACTAACTGCAAGAAACTCATGCAAACCGGCCGATATTCATTAAAGTTCTGATAGAACAAATCAACCATACATCTCAATTCTTGATTTGTGCCGGAATAGGAGGCTTCCCAAATCGATCTGAATGCTGACCGTCCGATCTGTGGGTCCAAGCTGACGCATCGTGATCCTGTCCGTTCGTTAGCTCCAGTTATGATTTGGTGTGGTGCTCCTCCCGTTCGCCCCTCTCGTTTACAGGTGGGACCAGAAGCGCCAACATGGGTGCCTCTCCTCTCGCTGGGTGCATGTTTGGGTTTGGGTGGGTGCGGGCGCTTCACGCGTCGGGGGGGGGGGAGACGCGGTGTCGTGCTCCTCCCGTTCGCCCCTCTCGTTTACAGGTGGGACCAGAAGCGCCAACGTGGGTGGCTCTCCTCTCTCTGGGTGCCTGTTTGGGTGTGGGTGGGTGCGGGCGCTTCACGCGTCGGGGGGAGGGAGCCGCGGGGGGGGGGCTCGTCGACGTGCTCGGCCGTCGTTCGTCGGCAGGTACGGGGTGTGCCCCGCCGGTCGAGTTGGCCGTTTGTGATTCGTTCGAGCGGTTCGGCACTGTTCGGCGGCGTGGGGCGTGGTGGGTGGGTCGTCTCCCTTATCCCGCGTCGTCGCCTGCCTCTTCTCCTCCTGTCCTCGTTTTGTTTCGTTTCGACTCGGTGCTCACTCCTCTCCGTGCTCCTACGATCTGGTCTGCGAGTCGTCGCTAGGGTTGGTCGCCGACGGGCTCCGATGGTGGCGCGCTGCTGTGATGCCGGTTAAGGTGGTTCTCCTCTCGGTTATCTCCTCTTTTCTCTGCTCGATCTATCGTGTGTGACCAGTTTTGGATCTAGGGTGTGTGTTGGTTGCAGATTCGCTGTTCTCCTCTTCGCTGGGCCTGGATCCGTTGCACCGTTCTTCGATCTGTGGGTAAATTTTGTTTTTGTCCCGACCCATGTGGTCTTCTTCAGCCAAGATGGGCTTTTGACGTTTCTGGCGGCTGCTATGTTCTTTGCAGTTGCTCCTGCTTGGTCAGCGAACCTGCTCGTCCTCGCGTGCGTGCTGGTCTTCGCGTCTTGCTCCAAGGATCTGCAGGTCCATTGCACTTTCCCTTTCTCTTTGTTGATAGGCCTTTTTGTGTCTTGTTTGACTCGTGTGCACATGTGTGCGTGTGCTGGTTGGCTCGTTGTGGTATGCCTGTCGGTCGGGTGTGTTCGTGTGCTGTTTTGCTTGTTGTGGTATGCCTGGCGTTAGGGTAGGTGTGCACGGTGACAGATCATGGTATTCTTGTGCTGTTGTGGCGAACCAGCGCATGTCCTTGTCTCTGAGTGGATTTTAGTTGTTCTTGCTTTTGTCTTGTTTGCCTGGTGATAGGTGACAGGTGTGTGTGTCTTTTACAGCTTTTTTGGATTTGCTACTCTGGATAGGTTCCTGGTGAATGGATGTTTGTTTTTACCACTCCATTAGGTGCTTGGCTTTGTCTGGGTTCATAGGATTTGTTTGTTGGTGGTTTTCTACCAACTTTTGTTTCCTTTCAAATTTTGTCAGGTACCTGCCCTTTTACTTATCAAGGGGTTGGGGGAAGATCTGCTTTAGATTTACTTATCTTTAGCTTTGCTGGGTCCCTTGGTTAGTTTCTCTGTATGGGATTTTTGTTTGTTTCATGTCCATGGATTTGGCCACGTCTAGCTAGATAACTAAAGAGTTTGTTGTTTTGTATGTGGGGTTGTGTTCAGGAAGCCATGGATGCATGTTGGCATTTGCCTTTTGGGTTTGTCTAGGCATAGGTTCATGCTGGCATGTGCCTTTTGGGTTTGTCTGCTGCAATGTGTCCCATGTGGATCAACCTGCTGTGTCTGGATTC belongs to Triticum urartu cultivar G1812 chromosome 7, Tu2.1, whole genome shotgun sequence and includes:
- the LOC125519770 gene encoding protein ENHANCED DOWNY MILDEW 2-like isoform X7, with protein sequence MTIFDDDDDAEPQLKVVDNYYFVKAKNEFVCFSTLPLKFDENDKVSGKGIYLRRYSTDGAPAVYKQVVAWTVALNREQPKISVLSSEGYWIELDLLKPRKIYWKFARSALTTVQMLHFVKRQPRKPMISLSVHLREVFSKFETEEMENALGKHHHIIKRCAERDPALMRSKVLQSFINDTSGKYFECILRSLSTKESFIVVAEPLASGGKGNCDTDSDGNIIGDDGDGTEPICAICDEGGELLSCKGRCKRAFHPTIEAGRKSKCVTLGYTAVQVKEMNKFICENCRYEQHQCFKCGELDSSHEPNAKVFQCCKLFCGHFYHPKCAAELLQSHSNGACELENKIAAGMPFPCPVHWCSRPDCKKMEEGTERAMWLAGCRRCPKSYHLDCLPREICFKYGNGGIRAWFLSERNLSKRLIIYCIDHEIDPAMGTPCRDHIKFPALVENKGHGSTESTKFQHSEEPWLESAHLLVVLRIKKIILLMHLGRIKPSLKPFCMETYKVLHASSAILSCSFDIADSCRSCWL
- the LOC125519770 gene encoding protein ENHANCED DOWNY MILDEW 2-like isoform X6: MTIFDDDDDAEPQLKVVDNYYFVKAKNEFVCFSTLPLKFDENDKVSGKGIYLRRYSTDGAPAVYKQVVAWTVALNREQPKISVLSSEGYWIELDLLKPRKIYWKFARSALTTVQMLHFVKRQPRKPMISLSVHLREVFSKFETEEMENALGKHHHIIKRCAERDPALMRSKVLQSFINDTSGKYFECILRSLSTKESFIVVAEPLASGGKGNCDTDSDGNIIGDDGDGTEPICAICDEGGELLSCKGRCKRAFHPTIEAGRKSKCVTLGYTAVQVKEMNKFICENCRYEQHQCFKCGELDSSHEPNAKVFQCCKLFCGHFYHPKCAAELLQSHSNGACELENKIAAGMPFPCPVHWCSRPDCKKMEEGTERAMWLAGCRRCPKSYHLDCLPREICFKYGNGGIRAWFLSERNLSKRLIIYCIDHEIDPAMGTPCRDHIKFPALVENKGHGSTESTKFQHSEDYVCSPGPSQRKANTTKVEEIKERLEKKRRLRHNKEMGSRLSIEGNKNIKRDSTYVLLGSSHKASRGNHCVEF
- the LOC125519770 gene encoding protein ENHANCED DOWNY MILDEW 2-like isoform X9, which produces MTIFDDDDDAEPQLKVVDNYYFVKAKNEFVCFSTLPLKFDENDKVSGKGIYLRRYSTDGAPAVYKQVVAWTVALNREQPKISVLSSEGYWIELDLLKPRKIYWKFARSALTTVQMLHFVKRQPRKPMISLSVHLREVFSKFETEEMENALGKHHHIIKRCAERDPALMRSKVLQSFINDTSGKYFECILRSLSTKESFIVVAEPLASGGKGNCDTDSDGNIIGDDGDGTEPICAICDEGGELLSCKGRCKRAFHPTIEAGRKSKCVTLGYTAVQVKEMNKFICENCRYEQHQCFKCGELDSSHEPNAKVFQCCKLFCGHFYHPKCAAELLQSHSNGACELENKIAAGMPFPCPVHWCSRPDCKKMEEGTERAMWLAGCRRCPKSYHLDCLPREICFKYGNGGIRAWFLSERNLSKRLIIYCIDHEIDPAMGTPCRDHIKFPALVENKGHGSTESTKFQHSERKPLCRILMMVLRTLKILPNQLISMFMDLLPIMAPKP
- the LOC125519770 gene encoding protein ENHANCED DOWNY MILDEW 2-like isoform X5, whose amino-acid sequence is MTIFDDDDDAEPQLKVVDNYYFVKAKNEFVCFSTLPLKFDENDKVSGKGIYLRRYSTDGAPAVYKQVVAWTVALNREQPKISVLSSEGYWIELDLLKPRKIYWKFARSALTTVQMLHFVKRQPRKPMISLSVHLREVFSKFETEEMENALGKHHHIIKRCAERDPALMRSKVLQSFINDTSGKYFECILRSLSTKESFIVVAEPLASGGKGNCDTDSDGNIIGDDGDGTEPICAICDEGGELLSCKGRCKRAFHPTIEAGRKSKCVTLGYTAVQVKEMNKFICENCRYEQHQCFKCGELDSSHEPNAKVFQCCKLFCGHFYHPKCAAELLQSHSNGACELENKIAAGMPFPCPVHWCSRPDCKKMEEGTERAMWLAGCRRCPKSYHLDCLPREICFKYGNGGIRAWFLSERNLSKRLIIYCIDHEIDPAMGTPCRDHIKFPALVENKGHGSTESTKFQHSERKPLCRILMMVLRTLKILPNQEPWLESAHLLVVLRIKKIILLMHLGRIKPSLKPFCMETYKEVGCGASRAMRPECKA
- the LOC125519770 gene encoding protein ENHANCED DOWNY MILDEW 2-like isoform X8; this encodes MTIFDDDDDAEPQLKVVDNYYFVKAKNEFVCFSTLPLKFDENDKVSGKGIYLRRYSTDGAPAVYKQVVAWTVALNREQPKISVLSSEGYWIELDLLKPRKIYWKFARSALTTVQMLHFVKRQPRKPMISLSVHLREVFSKFETEEMENALGKHHHIIKRCAERDPALMRSKVLQSFINDTSGKYFECILRSLSTKESFIVVAEPLASGGKGNCDTDSDGNIIGDDGDGTEPICAICDEGGELLSCKGRCKRAFHPTIEAGRKSKCVTLGYTAVQVKEMNKFICENCRYEQHQCFKCGELDSSHEPNAKVFQCCKLFCGHFYHPKCAAELLQSHSNGACELENKIAAGMPFPCPVHWCSRPDCKKMEEGTERAMWLAGCRRCPKSYHLDCLPREICFKYGNGGIRAWFLSERNLSKRLIIYCIDHEIDPAMGTPCRDHIKFPALVENKGHGSTESTKFQHSERKPLCRILMMVLRTLKILPNQECKLLMESEAYVNIIVSWLP
- the LOC125519770 gene encoding protein ENHANCED DOWNY MILDEW 2-like isoform X2: MTIFDDDDDAEPQLKVVDNYYFVKAKNEFVCFSTLPLKFDENDKVSGKGIYLRRYSTDGAPAVYKQVVAWTVALNREQPKISVLSSEGYWIELDLLKPRKIYWKFARSALTTVQMLHFVKRQPRKPMISLSVHLREVFSKFETEEMENALGKHHHIIKRCAERDPALMRSKVLQSFINDTSGKYFECILRSLSTKESFIVVAEPLASGGKGNCDTDSDGNIIGDDGDGTEPICAICDEGGELLSCKGRCKRAFHPTIEAGRKSKCVTLGYTAVQVKEMNKFICENCRYEQHQCFKCGELDSSHEPNAKVFQCCKLFCGHFYHPKCAAELLQSHSNGACELENKIAAGMPFPCPVHWCSRPDCKKMEEGTERAMWLAGCRRCPKSYHLDCLPREICFKYGNGGIRAWFLSERNLSKRLIIYCIDHEIDPAMGTPCRDHIKFPALVENKGHGSTESTKFQHSERKPLCRILMMVLRTLKILPNQEPWLESAHLLVVLRIKKIILLMHLGRIKPSLKPFCMETYKVGFSNWRWDAELAGRCGRSARRDAMQQCRVKRHVTRRWSVTTCVIQY
- the LOC125519770 gene encoding protein ENHANCED DOWNY MILDEW 2-like isoform X11 codes for the protein MTIFDDDDDAEPQLKVVDNYYFVKAKNEFVCFSTLPLKFDENDKVSGKGIYLRRYSTDGAPAVYKQVVAWTVALNREQPKISVLSSEGYWIELDLLKPRKIYWKFARSALTTVQMLHFVKRQPRKPMISLSVHLREVFSKFETEEMENALGKHHHIIKRCAERDPALMRSKVLQSFINDTSGKYFECILRSLSTKESFIVVAEPLASGGKGNCDTDSDGNIIGDDGDGTEPICAICDEGGELLSCKGRCKRAFHPTIEAGRKSKCVTLGYTAVQVKEMNKFICENCRYEQHQCFKCGELDSSHEPNAKVFQCCKLFCGHFYHPKCAAELLQSHSNGACELENKIAAGMPFPCPVHWCSRPDCKKMEEGTERAMWLAGCRRCPKSYHLDCLPREICFKYGNGGIRAWFLSERNLSKRLIIYCIDHEIDPAMGTPCRDHIKFPALVENKGHGSTESTKFQHSEECKLLMESEAYVNIIVSWLP
- the LOC125519770 gene encoding protein ENHANCED DOWNY MILDEW 2-like isoform X1 is translated as MTIFDDDDDAEPQLKVVDNYYFVKAKNEFVCFSTLPLKFDENDKVSGKGIYLRRYSTDGAPAVYKQVVAWTVALNREQPKISVLSSEGYWIELDLLKPRKIYWKFARSALTTVQMLHFVKRQPRKPMISLSVHLREVFSKFETEEMENALGKHHHIIKRCAERDPALMRSKVLQSFINDTSGKYFECILRSLSTKESFIVVAEPLASGGKGNCDTDSDGNIIGDDGDGTEPICAICDEGGELLSCKGRCKRAFHPTIEAGRKSKCVTLGYTAVQVKEMNKFICENCRYEQHQCFKCGELDSSHEPNAKVFQCCKLFCGHFYHPKCAAELLQSHSNGACELENKIAAGMPFPCPVHWCSRPDCKKMEEGTERAMWLAGCRRCPKSYHLDCLPREICFKYGNGGIRAWFLSERNLSKRLIIYCIDHEIDPAMGTPCRDHIKFPALVENKGHGSTESTKFQHSERKPLCRILMMVLRTLKILPNQEPWLESAHLLVVLRIKKIILLMHLGRIKPSLKPFCMETYKVGFSNWFFMLPRPFSPVALILLILVGPVGFNLDSMYLHFSLISYMHVV